The Epinephelus fuscoguttatus linkage group LG7, E.fuscoguttatus.final_Chr_v1 DNA window GATCTTCGATTAGcggatgacctgctctacccCCTGAGCAACAGCCGCCCAAACTATAAGGTCTATTACCAAAGTGTATGGGCTTAGTCCTAAAACCAGATAGTTTACAATGTCCGGGCATTTGAGCATAGGTAGTGCATCAGGGTCTGTAATCCAGCCTTTGGCTGCCAAGTCACATGGCTCTGTGTTGTTAATAGTGATCAGTTTGCACAAAATGTTGCTTGATCACCACAGCAGGTACAGCAAACACAGCATGATCCTCGTAAGATGGTGCCCCACTGAAATACATTAACACAGCGTGATGTCACTTCATGTTCTCTTTATGGATGCTCTACCTCAGCCATCATTCATGGCAAGTATACCCAAATGTTTTGCTCTATTGTCAGTGCACAGTGTTTTTTGAACTGTAATACAACCAAAAAGTGTCATcttcatacacttatttttttgtattgtgtGAACGGTAGGCATGACGTGACACTTTTCTAATTGTGCCACAatgtcttttttcacatttctATTTCACTTAGTCTATTTTGAAATGACATGGATGCTTGGATGTCATAGCTAAACTACCTCCCATCCATTCCACATAATGTTGATGCAGCATTGATCCCAGCTGTGAAATCTCCAGGTAATCTGTGTAACTCGTCATCCTCCTGAGCCGTCAGCTGCTGAAAACATGGATCCACAGAACAAGCAAGCTTCTCAGGTCTGTGAACTTAAACTTTATCAATTTTTATCAATGGGCAGATGACAGATAACAACATTGTGTGCAGCATCAGCCTATTGGGACAGAAACTTAAAGCTATAGCCTACAGCAGCAGTTCAGCACAGAACAGTATTAATCAGCCTTCCGTTTAAATCAACAGTGGCACTAAACCTGATGCAAAACATAACGTATTTACCAGTgtttaactttttcttttttactgtatctTAATAAAGCCTTATCATGGtgcacccacacaggtgttttcacttatcATGCTTGATTAGACCTCTCCTCAAGACTGTGTACGTGTGCAGCCTACACACTGTGTTTGATAACATCTGCCTCACTCTGCTGTTAGCTTTGTTGCACCCATTAATTTGGGACAGTTCACACCtttatctttttaatttgtACAGCTTGGTGACCGTGTAATTTCTGTTACATCTCCACCCAACTTCAACCTGAGCAGAGGTCTAATCAGGACAACTTGGAAACACCCCTGTGTGTAAGCAGAGTCTCAAACTAGCTGCACCAGTGTTTTAGCACACTGTCGCTAATTTACTGAAAATACCATACATTACGGCAAACCACCTTACAAAGCATGCTGTAGTGTTTCAGTGGAAGCACAGAGCACCAGTTAAAATCTatgtaatgttaaaatgttccttttttttcctgtaaacCCACAAAAAATTAGAGTCTGGTGATAATTTGTCTCAAAGAATCCCACAGCGTCGATTAAAACCAACACTGATCAATGCAGTCATGCCATACTGTAACTAAAGCTCCTGCGGTTAACATTGTATGAAAGCTTTAATGATCTAACTCTTGCTAAAGTATCAGGATACACAACACTAAACCTTCAGGCAACTGTAGCCAAACTAAAAAAGATCAAGCTACAACTTAGAATCTGGGCCCAAACAGGCTATAAATATCCCCCGAGTCCTTAATTGCACATTAACGTGTTCTTTTTGGAGGAATTAACTGTTCCTGACTGACCAGGCAAAGGCACACAgacctcattaaaaaaaagactgggggaaggaggaaggaagggaaaACAAGAGAGGCAGTTTAACAAGAGAGACAGGAGACAAAGAGGGTGTGGTGCCAGTATAAATCTTTGCACCGTTCATCATCCACTTCTCAccaaaacaacagaaatctcGTGAATAGTTTGAAGACAGTTTTATTCCTCAGACAATGATTcatttgctgcatgtgtcaCTGCATCTGTTTTTCCAGGGATTTTTCTGCTCGTGTTATTTATCATCAGTCATTCTGTATCAGTGGCACTCATTTTTGTAAAGCACCACGCTGTATATACTTCAAGTAAATGAtcctaaaaaaacaaagcctGTAAACGGCATAcaagagacaaacacactgattaGTTTCTGAGATTGAGGTCTTGCTTTATATGCAGGGTAAGTCTCTTACAGTGACAAGATTCCTTAAAACAATATCCAGGAGGAAATagtatgaaacaaaacaaatgaacacaaacaGGTCCAACTTGACCTATCAGCTGACATctgcatttttctgtgttttgaatAAATGGTAGGTCCTTGTTGGTGAAGTTGGTCCAGAAATGTCCTCCTTCTCCATGTCAGTCTGCACCCTGATCAAGATGCCTTTTAATATTCTTAAATAGTCCATGTCTGTCCCAAAGTGAGGTAACTAAAAAGTTCCATTTGCATCAAAGTCCATATGAATAGAACGGCAGTAATGGTAGCATGAAGCAGAGATGTACAGGGAGGATCACAGCCACTTTACCCAGCAGCTGGAAAGACAAAAAGGCAGACACGTTACAGCTGCAACCACTGATACTCAAATACCACCCAAATACAGGACATCAGTGGGGCACTGACCATAAACGAGATCTAATTTCATATTTCCAGTGTGCCATGAGAGGAACAtaacattaatattttaattaatttcatcattggaagaaaaacagaaataaatctcACATTTTTAATTCATAATATGCTAAAATCAACATCCAAATCAGAACACAACTTGATTTAGGTGTAATAATACAAGGTGATGCATGAGCATTAAAGTGAGGTTCAGTATTGACATCAATGTGGGGTTAGCAAATGCACTTTGGGTCATTTCTGTTGTCACATATCATCACTTTTCTGATACCAATAAATAGCTGTCATACTGTCTCAAATACATCTCCCTGATTCTTAAAATTCAGGCTCTCATACAATTtacatataaaatatacagggctgcttttctctgttggCCCAAAACTGAattctttttaaatgtcaagTGTCCTCGAACATGTCAGAGAAGGTTAGTCCTCTGAGACCGCACTGTGCTGACTGTGGGGCTCAGTAAAAGACTTCATTAATCTACATGGGAGCTGGAAACATTAGCTACCTCCCTGGGACACTCTAATGATAGGTTGCTGGGCTTCATGCATATTGGCAATGAAGGAAGAAATGGTTTGTCATGGATATGTTTCGAATACAAACAGCACGTCAACCCCCATCTCTTTGGAGTTTGGTTGTTTATATGAAATGAAAGCTAAGACTTGCAGGTGATGTTCACTTGTTTGCTATTTGTTCTACTTaatgggagggaaaaaaaacaaaactgactttttgttgctttattGCATGCATATAATTTTGCAATTATGGATGTTGACTTTTAAAGAAAGTGGCTCTTTTTCAAACCCAAGACATGGGGGaggtgtgtgcctgtgtgcatgGGTGCATGCGTATGGCTACACCTATGCATGTGTGCATagttgtgtgtgtataaatcagctctcacctcctccatcactTCCAGTGGTTTATGGGAGCCCGGCAGGGAGCCACATCAGCCTCCCCTTTGATGGTGACACACATGATTCATGGCTTTTAGAGACCGTTTGTTTTCATTACGCCTCCTCGTCAGCTCGCTGTAGCTGCATCACGGTTTTGTGCAACGCAAGCAAATTTGGGGCAGAATGAGAGGAAAGAATTTCAGGAGGAGAGTTTTTTTGGCGCTAGAAGAAACAAAGGGGCTCGGTTTAGGAGAAACTTTAGTCAGGACGACGGCTGCCCGCGGCTACTTTTTCCACCGTTGCTTGGGTTCAGAGGTGGTCAGGGATTCATGATATGTCAGAGTCCTGGAAAAAGTAGGAGTTGAAAGGGTACGGGAAAGTCAAAGGTCCAATGTCTCTTGAAACATCCAATTTTGTCTTTCCAGTTTCCTTGAATCCCTCCTCTGCATTCTCTAGTTGCTTTTTATATCATACAAAACTTTTCACACTTGCTAGCTCAAGGCagaagttaaataaaaatgataacaaGTTCAAATATGGCTCAAAATATGCATAGTTATGAGGATGACAATAGCAATGATGATAAAGATGGCAGTTATGGTAATAAAATCAAgggtgatgatgaggatgaaacCAGAGGTGAAGCTTCAGAACCCGTGAAAGTCAAGGGGTCAGAGGGCTCCCGCAGGATGAGCCCTGCTGTCATGTGGAGGCAACATTTAGGACAGGTTGTTCTTAACCATCAGGTTGTTGAACTGAATGAATGCTAAATGATGTCCGGGTGATATTATCTGACACCTGTCCTCTATTGTGAGCTATGTAAACAAGGTaccaaaaaaaatcctttaacgCAAGGAATCATACACTGAGCACTATGTCCCTGTTGTGATTCTTGTCTTTAATGCTAGCATTGGCACACTTGAGCAGTAATAGCTGCTTTgggcaaacaaaacaacagaactATATGACTCCATCTGATAAGTAGCTTGACAACAATGAAAACCTTATGAAGGAATAGTGGCTTAAAAACCATCTCCGTCCAAATGCTTATGGGTCAGATAGTCGTTCCATTATCATTGAGGCAAACAGATGATCTAAGTCAAGGTCTTAAATAGTCCACTGGTGAGACTCCTCAAGTAAGAGTATTTCCCTGTCAGTCAAAAGACAAACCTTGCCTTTAGGCAGGGCTAGTGACCAGCAGACATGGTCGACCAGGCCCCCTCCATCCTCCAGACAGAGAAGGCATAGCTCAGTCTCTCGTGGGCCAGGTAGTTACACCCAGCCAGCTTAGTGTCCATCTCGTCATTCTGCAGAACCTGGTACAGAAAGTCAATATAACGTGACGCCAATTTAAGGGTCTGGATCTTACTCAGTTTGTCCGAGGGGAGCGTTGGGATTATCTTACGCAACGATGCAAAGGCTTCGTTCAGAGATTGCGTCCGCTGGCGCTCCCGGATGTTGGCAATCACCCGCTGGCCGTGTGGGTCTTCAAGGGCTGAGAGATCTCCAGGGCTAGGACCAGAACCGGGAGAAAGGGATGGGCCTGAGGAAGGCGGCCGATGTTGAGGACTCCTCTTGAGTCTTTTGGGTCCGTTCAGGGTGTAGATCTGGACGTCCTCCCCTGGCTTGACCTTGCCATTGTGTCCTGATGAAGCGGGAGTTACTGCTGTAACGTGATCCTCCGTAGGTGAGCCTGTCTGCCGTTTACGCCCGGTGACCCCTGGTGTTGCTACGACAACAGGACAGGCGTTAGAAGGTGGTCTTCCTGTGTTCTCCTCGCTGGAAACCACCCCTCCCTCAGGGTGGTCATCATTAGactgctcctcctctctcatgcTTGGCCACgtttttcctctgtctcctctctcctttatGTGGCTCTCTATCCTTCACTCCTCTGAATATCTCAAGTGCTTCTCTGTTTCCGTAAATGTACCTCTCAACTCCCCCTCTGCTTCTTCCACTCagttttcctctcttctctccgtCTTCAGGAACTCCCTCTGTTACGTTGCGTGTTTGTCCGGCCTTCtgctctgttgtttttcttctccaaCAGTTATCAGCCTTAAATTTTGTCACGTCTGATCATACCAAGCCAAAATGGGATAGTAATCAGCACTCAGCTTTGGATTGCCACAGTGCTTCTTCATCCACACATGTGGAAACCCGCCAATGATCTCTTCCCAGTCTCTGTGAGCGCACACTGCATCAGCAAATGGGACTGTTCTCATGTCCCGCTCCTGTAGCTGCATGTGAGACAACAGCAATCTGAATCTGACTTTTTAAAGGGAGTGAGCCATGAAACTTTCAGCTGCCCACCCATCTGACTCGCTCATTGGTCCAGAGGACTTTTTTTGGACAGCTGAGCTTAAGACAACAGGAAGAATATATCATAAACGATTGGTCCGATCAAAGGGATGAGGCGGAGACAAAGGTGTGCCGTACAGCCAACCAAATTGAACCGTTGTGACGTTTGCTTCTTGTCACAGAAGTTGCCCAAGTTTATGAGTTCCAGATTTCCTCCAAAGCAAGTCGCTACCATCCCCCTTTCAGTGCCTGGCTCTCAGTCCCCCCTGCCTGCACTCTCCACAACTCAGCACCATCATCGCTTGCTTTCAATATAGttcagagaagaaaagagaaaaaaacatagctccacaaatgtttttgtttctggtttGAGAGTCACATGGCACTTCTGTCTGCTTTATAAATAGTGAAATGTGACGATACTTTAACACATAGTGAAATGTGACGATACTTTAACACATAACATTCCACGCAGATGGAGTAATGGTTAAAAACATAGGTTAGAATTGttcattttgtatttctacAGTTCAAAAAACTTAGTTACAGTTGTGGCAGGTCTTCCATTATTAGAGATTGGAGAGGAATAGAAGTTGATATACACAATACttcaaaaaagtaaataaaaataagtacaGAAATATAATAGTTCATCCCTTTACCTTAACTTTAGCTATGGCCCCTAGTCAGACATCAaacttaaacaaaacaaaacaacatttttgttgtttatgacTGTGCAAAATAAACATGTCTTTAATAAATGATTGCGTAAAATATTACACCTCACCAACAGAGGGTACTTTTTGTTTGTGAAACAACAGAgacagtgtgttttatttcactgcCAGCGACTTGGCTGTTGTTTGTCAGTATAGACCTGGAGGGAGGAAAGCGCTGGCATTCAGTCAGCACTGCAGCACTGAGGTCTGATCACAGCATTAAGGAAAGAATGAGTGCTCTGGATCAGAGGGATGCCTGTGGGACAATTTGTTACTTTCATCCACTGATCTGCATCTAGAACAAGCCTCGGTCCATGTCCAACGTGGACTTTGCTTTCCAAACTCCTGGGTGAGCCTCCAGCGCTACCCACAGCCACACCCCCACAAAAGAAGAGTCTATTGTTAGCGTTTTGTGTGTTTAGAGACAAGATGCATCCCTCTGATGAAAACACTTGAGTGAAAACGGTTAAGTAGAGGCACGGTTAGGACACAGAACTGGAAAATCTCTCTGGTGAGTCAACTAAAGATGGCTCAAGTCCACAAGAAGAAGAGAAACCTCTATTGTGTGACCATAGATGATACCATTTCTCTTGTACACACACCACTCAACACCATGACGGTGTATGTTTCTGTTGCCACAACAATAATGTGTTATAGCCGCGTGTCTCCATGAGCCCCAGTTGAGGCCCAAGTGATCCAGTGATAGCTtctccttcatcatcatctcctTCTGCTTCTCTGTGTACAAATCCAATGGGACACACTCAGATGTGCCTCGAACACACTGGAGTTGTAGTCCTATCCCATTGTAAACCTACTGTATGTTCCTTTCATAGGGTTGTGTTTATCTGCAGCCTCTGTGCTTGTTGCAAGTACACATATCTGATGCAGCAATACTGGATGCAAAAAGGTAACATGGCTTCTATGGGGTGTACTGTGTGGTGAACTAAAGAGACTGACCACAAAAGAGGTCTGATTAAATAAAGACGTCTGCGTTCGGAAATAAATTTGAACTTTGTAGCACTTGACTTAAGTAGATGTGTAAGCCTGCATGGAgagtgacaaaacaaaacagccaaAATGTATACGAATATATATGAATAAAGACAACTTCTTGTGTCCCCGATGAGGTGCTAGAGAAGACACACTCATCATATGTAATGTTGCTGtaacagtgttaattttgacacttattttaaatttagttttagTCTTAGTCTTCAGATGAAAATGCttacttttattacttttagtTAATATGTTTAGtatatggttttttttttcttatgggCTAATtaatgtatcagaaattagaatcaaggtgacaggttttATAAAACTTTCATTGAGGCTAGTTTTTTCACAAATACAAGTAATTTCTGAACACTTACAAACTTGCATTTCTCTGCAGTTTTTGACTGGTTCAAGCGGTGATTTACGAGTGCATACTTACTGATCATGCTTTGAAAAGCTCAAAATTTCTCTGTTAATactctcaaaaactttgacaccacaaataaataatatgagACAACTATTTGTACCTAGGTTAACTGTAAACTCATACTTATCCATCTCACATCTCACATCTCACAACATGTtggtctggaggtttaaactcatgtcctctcacagagttggtgattaaaactaaatttTAATCTCTGTCAGAGGAAACTCAGCTGAATctagactgtttacttacagcacagctacactcacagataactgagcctcttacctgcctgtcaaacagcatcaaaccaTAAACCTCCTTAGACAGCCCAGACTCTATGGGGATCAGGTGTGACGTCCAGCTGCCGAtggctgcttgctccgctgccATTTAGCGGCTAACAAGCGGAGTTGCTAGCAGCCACTGCTGCACCTACCatactccacaaatccattcaacagctccaccatccacaatcacacacacatggctgtttatttactgctgaattacagctcacaattTACACCAACAGATAATGCTGCTCCGGTGTGAGTGAAGTTTACCAGCCTGTGGCTCATGCAGAATTTGGAGATTCTTACTAGCGCAGCTGTTCTCGGCTTTCAATGTCCGATAGTTGaccacaaacatttttgttaCATCTTGTCTTGTCACCGAAAATGAAGCATAGATTTCGTCTTTCATTTTTATCATCAAGACCTAGTCTTCATTTTGGTCATGGAATAAAAGTAATTGACGgaaaattttgtcatagtttttgtcaaaaaaaaaggaacactgCTTCATTAAGTGTAGACTACACCATGTAAATTTCATGGAACTCGGATGATCTTTGTCAAATAAGGCTGACTTCCCATTGTTGGAGAATGGCGCTATCACCACAAGTCAGTCTGGGCATGTAGCTATCTTGAAGCCTGGATTCTTATCCAGCATGTGAAATCTGGGACAGATTGGACTATGAAAAGTCAAATTGAAGACTTCTTGTATCATGTGGGAACATCAGAATTTGCCATGTTACCACAGCAACAGCAATGgcatttgatgaaaactcacAACCTTGaaaactattattatttttaagttcTTAAATTTGTATCACCCAAACTTGAAACATTTCTGGCTAACTCTCAAGGCAGAGTAGATGCAGGAACATCACAATTTCCTGCTTTGCCACTTCAACAGTGTTTATTGAAAACGAaaaattttgatatttttcactGTTCTAGCTCTTAAGTTTGTACATCAATGATTCTGATTAGCCCTCTTGGAAGAGTTTGAAAAactttgaataaaaaaacataaacaaaaaacatttaaaatggccAAATTCTGGGTGGGCAGAGCTAATAACACCCACTGAGAAATATGTCCAAAATGATGAGAGCAATGTACGCACCAAATTTTGTAATGTCAGGGCAATTTTGCCTCAACTAAAACCTTCCACAAATTAGGGGGCGCTGTGGTGCTGCGTAAACTCACATGATCCCAATCACTGTACATTTTTGCAGTATTCATAGGTTTTGATGTGTGCACCAATTTTTGTGTGATGTTAAAAATGCACTCAAAGACTATGAGTATTTGGGGCGCGCTAAAGAGCAGAGGTGCACAACCAAATCAAAATGATTACTCGCTTGAACACGGGTGCAAAGTTTTATGAGTTTTTATGCATCCTAGAGGCCTCATATATGTGttcataaaattaaaattaacacACAAGGTCCAAGATAGCTTACTTCCTGTTGGTAGAAAAAGTTGAGAGCAATGACCCACTCAATTTTTGTGAACATCAAAGCTACTGGCTACACTTGAGCCCAGTTACCTCAaaactttgtcattttttccaGTTCTAAAGTGTGTGACAATGTTTGTAGGTTTTCAAGCATTCCAAGTAGGCGTGGTGGCATCACAGTACTGACATATACCAGGGTATATAGGAATCCCAACAGTATGAATTCCAACAGACAATTCAAAAATTCAGACACTCATCTTTCAATAAACCTTATAGGCTACCGGACAGGCTGTAATGAGGATTCCCTGCATGTAGTGCACATCACgaaccaccagaggtcagtctggtGAAATAGACAGCTAAACAGACTGGCAGTGGTGGAGATAACTTAagtcctgtttccaccaagcagtacggtatactacagttcagttcagtgcgcTTTTtgtccgtttccactgtgaaaagttgtggatgatACTGTTGGAACTGtcccgtaccgtccccatttttggttccacttctgttggggtacctagcacacagatctggtactaaaaggtggagctctgaacactgcagtccatttatcgattcattcattcactctgctcagggctgagttgtggctggttttaaagctcATGTAACCTGGAGCATTTTGTTAGTGgtctgtaactataaaatgaaaggatgttttgctgcctctctcagcagctgtagtctgagaaaaaataacttaattcaccaggctgactgtcggcaacttttaaggtggtaCGTTAACTTGTTATGTTACTCAATACATGagttgatgatgtgaatccatcagcacaccttaaatttttAAACACCTTATTTCACCTCAAGTCAATgcattaagggtttatttcgaCCAAACCAGGgatggtgattgttggaacagtggaccaaCTAACTAAAAACCTAACAAGACT harbors:
- the LOC125892311 gene encoding twist-related protein 2-like, yielding MREEEQSNDDHPEGGVVSSEENTGRPPSNACPVVVATPGVTGRKRQTGSPTEDHVTAVTPASSGHNGKVKPGEDVQIYTLNGPKRLKRSPQHRPPSSGPSLSPGSGPSPGDLSALEDPHGQRVIANIRERQRTQSLNEAFASLRKIIPTLPSDKLSKIQTLKLASRYIDFLYQVLQNDEMDTKLAGCNYLAHERLSYAFSVWRMEGAWSTMSAGH